The following proteins come from a genomic window of Oceanispirochaeta sp. M1:
- a CDS encoding response regulator — protein MRIQDLKIRNRLVAGFLIVGLLVIMLGGISLGNAVRLGTNVEDIYNHPFTVSNAVLRIKVNIYDIHRKMKDIANAETVEDLEALRIYVERIENQTLKEFDVVEQRFLGEKDKVYAARTSFEDWAVIRAKVIDYSRSGKHKESAEITKNEGASHIELLETDIQGLIDFASNKAESFHSDSLLRVRQAMIYQIILLLTVIIVSILAGMILTNSITLPLQEVISGIEKIAMGDLVSEISLNQKDEIGNLASSFRKMQQNLKEIVEVSKKVADSDFSMTLTPKSEKDELSTSLNEMTAKLKKLSREQIDQNWLKSGQAKLIETLQGRKSIEKMTADMIHFMTNYLESEVGCIYVLEEGEYHLTGTHALTVRKDSKTSWKPGEGLVGQAALENNLIIIEEIPENYMVIASGSGQAAPRQLALLPCALDTKVITVLEIGSFKAFNEIQTAFLRSVADNIAIALSSAQARVQTEKLLTQTQEQSLILNQQQEELRASNGELEKKTKSLQQSEEELRVQQEELRATNEELEEKTKSLEEQKNVIVSSNVELEQASRDLEIKAKELEISSRYKSEFLANMSHELRTPLNSMLILAQDLKDNREKNLTDRQTQSADIIYRGGNDLLKLINEILDLSKIEAGKMSANWEEVELPELLDGIISNFKALTDEKNLHLTTHVDEDLPRTIRSDKQRLEQILRNLVSNAVKFTSKGRVSCTISRAPGTDERISIKVKDTGIGIPEDKHRHIFEAFQQVDSGISRKYGGTGLGLSIVREMIKLIKGEIRLKSKVGKGSTFELLIPIQPEEDPEIKRRNPKPVKTRESAVHAHRIADDHGDMEADDPRILVIEDDTDFAAVLRDFCHSHNMKFIHAGSGEQGLEFAEKFLPQGIILDIKLPGIDGREVLEELKNNTETRHIPVHMMSAMEESIDVYKMGAVGFLTKPAEKEMLEQAFNKMEELINRSMQKLLVVEDNEAMRVGIRQLIEDDEVQIVEVESGRDAIERIENEAFDCIILDLGLPDMTGFELLQKLEESKKIIKVPPVIIYTGMEITEEQKQELEKHAASIIIKGVKSRERLLDETTLFLHKIVKDMPEQNKRIINSLYNKDAHFEGKKILLVDDDMRNIFAIGKILEDNHMSVFKAANGQKALDLLAENPDIDLVLMDIMMPVMDGLEASKRIRAMGQFKSLPIIAVTAKAMKEDQEKCLESGANDYLSKPINMEQLLSLIRLWLYHEAK, from the coding sequence ATGCGGATACAGGACCTTAAGATTAGAAATAGACTTGTTGCCGGTTTTTTAATAGTAGGACTTCTGGTTATAATGCTTGGAGGAATATCACTTGGCAATGCTGTTCGCCTTGGGACAAATGTTGAGGATATATACAATCACCCGTTCACAGTAAGTAATGCAGTGTTGAGAATTAAAGTTAATATCTATGATATTCACCGCAAGATGAAAGATATAGCGAATGCAGAAACTGTTGAAGATCTGGAAGCACTCCGCATATATGTAGAAAGGATAGAAAACCAAACCCTCAAAGAATTCGATGTTGTAGAACAAAGATTCCTTGGAGAGAAAGACAAGGTATATGCCGCCCGAACAAGCTTTGAGGACTGGGCTGTTATACGGGCAAAGGTCATTGACTACAGTCGCAGCGGCAAACACAAAGAATCCGCAGAAATAACAAAAAATGAAGGGGCTTCTCATATAGAGCTTCTGGAAACTGATATTCAGGGTCTTATAGATTTTGCATCAAATAAAGCTGAAAGTTTTCACTCAGATTCCTTACTCCGGGTAAGACAGGCCATGATTTATCAGATTATTCTACTGCTGACTGTTATCATCGTCAGTATTCTGGCTGGAATGATCCTGACAAACAGTATAACCCTACCGCTGCAGGAAGTAATTTCAGGCATTGAAAAGATAGCTATGGGTGATCTTGTAAGTGAAATATCATTGAATCAGAAAGATGAAATCGGTAACCTGGCGTCTTCTTTTAGAAAAATGCAGCAGAATTTAAAAGAAATTGTAGAGGTCTCTAAAAAAGTTGCAGATAGTGATTTCTCCATGACCCTGACCCCAAAATCAGAAAAAGATGAACTCTCCACCAGCCTGAATGAAATGACGGCAAAACTGAAAAAGCTGAGCCGGGAACAGATAGATCAGAACTGGCTCAAGAGTGGTCAGGCAAAGCTGATAGAAACTCTGCAGGGTAGGAAATCCATAGAAAAGATGACTGCCGATATGATTCATTTCATGACGAATTACCTGGAGAGTGAAGTTGGGTGTATCTACGTACTGGAAGAAGGAGAGTACCATCTGACCGGAACCCATGCTCTGACTGTCCGGAAGGATTCAAAGACATCATGGAAGCCGGGTGAGGGTCTTGTAGGGCAGGCTGCTCTTGAAAACAACCTGATAATTATTGAGGAGATACCAGAAAATTACATGGTCATTGCCTCCGGCTCCGGTCAGGCAGCACCGCGTCAGCTGGCCCTTCTGCCCTGTGCACTGGATACAAAGGTTATTACAGTACTGGAAATCGGATCATTCAAAGCGTTCAATGAAATACAGACCGCATTTCTCCGTTCGGTAGCCGACAATATTGCCATTGCCCTGTCTTCAGCTCAAGCCAGAGTGCAGACCGAAAAACTCCTCACCCAAACACAGGAACAGTCGCTGATTCTGAACCAACAACAGGAGGAACTGAGGGCATCCAATGGAGAACTTGAGAAAAAAACGAAAAGTCTTCAGCAATCTGAAGAAGAACTCAGGGTCCAGCAGGAAGAACTGCGGGCAACCAATGAAGAGCTTGAAGAAAAGACAAAAAGTCTGGAAGAACAGAAAAATGTTATTGTCAGCAGCAATGTAGAACTGGAGCAGGCCAGCAGGGACCTGGAAATCAAGGCGAAAGAACTTGAAATATCCAGCCGATATAAATCAGAATTTCTGGCCAATATGTCTCATGAGTTGAGAACACCTCTGAACAGTATGCTGATTCTGGCACAGGATCTTAAGGATAATAGGGAGAAGAATCTTACTGACCGGCAGACCCAGTCGGCAGATATCATTTATAGAGGGGGGAATGATCTTCTAAAATTGATTAATGAGATTCTGGACCTTTCCAAGATTGAAGCCGGGAAGATGTCAGCCAATTGGGAAGAAGTGGAATTACCTGAACTTCTAGACGGCATTATCTCCAATTTCAAGGCACTGACCGATGAAAAGAATTTGCATCTGACTACACATGTGGATGAAGATCTGCCACGGACGATAAGATCAGATAAACAGAGACTGGAGCAAATTTTAAGAAACCTCGTATCCAATGCAGTTAAATTTACCAGTAAAGGCCGTGTTTCCTGTACCATTTCCAGAGCTCCAGGTACTGACGAGAGAATAAGCATTAAGGTTAAAGATACAGGAATAGGCATCCCGGAGGATAAGCACCGGCATATATTTGAAGCCTTTCAGCAGGTAGACAGCGGGATATCCCGTAAATACGGTGGTACGGGCCTGGGATTATCGATTGTAAGAGAGATGATTAAGCTTATTAAGGGAGAAATAAGACTTAAAAGCAAAGTGGGAAAAGGATCTACGTTTGAATTGCTTATACCTATCCAACCGGAGGAAGATCCTGAAATAAAGCGGAGAAACCCTAAACCTGTCAAAACCAGAGAATCCGCAGTACATGCCCACAGGATTGCAGATGACCATGGAGATATGGAGGCCGATGATCCTAGAATCCTTGTAATAGAAGATGATACGGATTTCGCCGCAGTACTCAGGGATTTCTGCCATTCCCATAATATGAAATTCATCCATGCAGGCAGTGGAGAGCAGGGCCTTGAGTTTGCTGAGAAATTCCTGCCCCAGGGCATTATTCTGGATATAAAACTTCCGGGCATAGACGGCAGGGAAGTATTGGAGGAGTTGAAAAATAATACGGAAACAAGGCATATTCCCGTACACATGATGTCTGCCATGGAAGAGTCTATTGATGTGTATAAAATGGGAGCAGTCGGATTCCTGACTAAACCGGCTGAAAAGGAGATGCTTGAACAGGCCTTCAATAAGATGGAGGAGCTTATCAACAGATCCATGCAAAAACTCCTTGTTGTTGAAGATAATGAAGCCATGAGGGTCGGAATAAGACAGCTAATTGAAGATGATGAGGTTCAGATTGTCGAGGTCGAAAGCGGCAGGGATGCCATTGAACGAATAGAGAATGAAGCTTTTGACTGTATCATCCTGGATCTTGGTCTGCCGGACATGACAGGTTTTGAGCTGCTGCAAAAGCTTGAGGAAAGTAAAAAGATCATCAAAGTTCCACCTGTAATAATTTATACAGGAATGGAAATCACAGAAGAACAGAAGCAGGAGCTCGAAAAGCATGCTGCTTCGATCATTATTAAAGGGGTAAAGTCCAGAGAACGACTTCTGGATGAGACAACCCTGTTCCTGCACAAAATTGTTAAGGACATGCCCGAACAGAATAAAAGAATCATCAATAGTCTGTATAATAAAGATGCCCATTTTGAAGGGAAGAAGATCCTTTTAGTAGATGATGACATGAGAAATATTTTTGCCATAGGGAAAATCCTTGAAGACAACCATATGTCTGTATTCAAAGCGGCAAATGGACAGAAGGCTCTGGATCTTCTGGCAGAAAATCCGGATATTGACCTTGTCCTGATGGATATAATGATGCCCGTCATGGATGGCCTTGAGGCAAGCAAAAGGATCAGGGCGATGGGGCAATTTAAATCGCTCCCCATAATTGCGGTTACAGCCAAAGCAATGAAGGAAGATCAGGAGAAATGCCTGGAATCGGGGGCTAATGATTATCTGTCGAAACCCATTAATATGGAGCAACTTCTTTCCTTAATACGTTTATGGCTGTATCATGAAGCCAAATGA
- a CDS encoding two-component system response regulator, which translates to MISEELKILIVDDREENLFALEMLLHEMDVTVIRTESGNDALKATLEHDFALALIDVQMPEMDGFETVKLMRLNKRTELLPVIFVSAIYSDEFYHVKGIESGAVDFLVKPLNPSILKGKVSVFLKLYKQRRELEKALENVEALQGLLPICSHCKSIRDDKGYWSKLENYFLDHSDILFSHSLCPDCFKKHYPEIADKE; encoded by the coding sequence ATGATAAGTGAAGAATTAAAAATCCTGATCGTTGATGACCGTGAGGAGAATCTCTTTGCTCTGGAAATGCTGCTCCATGAAATGGATGTAACAGTTATACGGACAGAATCGGGAAATGATGCCTTGAAAGCCACACTTGAGCATGATTTTGCCCTGGCCCTGATTGATGTCCAGATGCCGGAGATGGATGGCTTTGAGACAGTCAAACTGATGAGACTGAATAAACGTACCGAATTACTTCCTGTTATTTTTGTATCTGCCATATATTCAGATGAATTTTATCATGTGAAAGGTATTGAAAGTGGAGCCGTCGACTTTCTGGTGAAACCACTAAATCCGAGTATTCTCAAAGGCAAAGTCAGCGTATTCCTGAAGCTCTACAAACAAAGAAGAGAACTGGAAAAAGCGCTTGAAAATGTAGAGGCCCTGCAGGGTCTTCTCCCTATCTGCTCACACTGTAAAAGTATTCGTGATGATAAAGGTTATTGGAGCAAACTGGAGAACTATTTTTTGGATCACAGTGATATCCTCTTCAGTCACAGCCTCTGTCCGGACTGTTTTAAAAAGCATTACCCCGAGATAGCGGATAAAGAATAG
- a CDS encoding amino acid permease — MSASSASSHELKRSLGTKEVFAIATGAMISSGIFVLPAVVYLKAGPSILTAYLLASLFIVPSMFSKAELATAMPKSGGTYFFIDRSFGSLFGSFSGFASWFSLSLKSAFALVGIGVFLEPLIPVYSPDMVKYIAVGFTLIFTFLNIMSVKESGRAQFIMVAFLLTILGGFVILGIPHVDLKHFQPSIVVAGNKLLLVTGMIFISFGGLTKVASVAEEIKDPKKSIPKGMFSAYIVVTILYLLSIFVTIGILDSEQMSATLTPLSTAAAVFLGRPGYILLSSSAMLAFITTANAGLMAASRIPMAMSRDKMLPPFFGKLSRKYQTPLVSILLTSGFMISCILFLDIEDLVKVASTMMLLMFTMVNISVILMRQSKIVSYRPSFKSPLYPYLQIAGIIAYIGLITQMGRLPLILSASFFALSVLWYFIYVRREDSQKSAFIHMLERLTNKEIVEDETRLEVELLDILRERDEIKEDRFDTIISNSPILDMDRTVSRKEFFHEVALIVGERWNIEVEKVEEKLQLREEQASTLIYPGVAVPHAIPHIVIEGEHSFDIVLVRNKFGIIWNEAGDVVYTAFCLVGTKDERNFHLKALMSIAQILQDPEFHAQWTKARTPEEMRSVILLTNRRRT, encoded by the coding sequence ATGTCAGCTTCATCCGCTTCCAGTCATGAACTTAAACGCTCATTGGGAACAAAAGAAGTTTTTGCCATTGCAACAGGGGCAATGATCAGTTCTGGAATATTTGTTCTGCCTGCCGTTGTATACCTGAAAGCCGGTCCTTCAATTCTCACAGCATATCTTCTGGCGTCTCTCTTTATAGTCCCCTCTATGTTTTCAAAAGCGGAACTGGCTACGGCAATGCCAAAGTCAGGAGGGACCTATTTTTTTATTGATAGAAGCTTTGGTTCTCTTTTCGGAAGTTTCTCAGGATTTGCCTCCTGGTTTTCCCTTTCCTTAAAAAGCGCCTTTGCCCTGGTGGGAATAGGTGTTTTCCTGGAACCCCTGATTCCCGTGTATTCACCAGACATGGTGAAATATATAGCCGTGGGTTTTACTTTGATATTTACATTCCTGAACATTATGAGTGTAAAGGAGAGCGGCCGGGCTCAGTTTATAATGGTAGCTTTTCTTCTTACTATTCTTGGGGGATTTGTCATTCTGGGCATACCCCATGTGGATTTAAAACATTTTCAACCTTCTATAGTGGTGGCTGGGAATAAACTATTACTGGTAACCGGAATGATTTTTATATCCTTTGGAGGTCTTACAAAGGTTGCCTCTGTGGCCGAAGAGATTAAAGATCCCAAAAAATCCATTCCAAAAGGAATGTTCTCAGCCTATATAGTGGTTACCATTCTCTACCTCCTTTCAATATTCGTTACCATAGGAATACTGGATTCTGAACAGATGTCTGCAACACTCACGCCTCTCTCAACTGCTGCTGCAGTCTTTCTGGGACGCCCTGGATATATTCTGCTTTCATCATCTGCTATGCTTGCCTTTATCACAACAGCAAATGCCGGTCTTATGGCTGCTTCAAGAATACCCATGGCGATGTCCAGAGATAAGATGCTACCCCCATTCTTCGGAAAACTAAGTCGGAAATACCAAACACCCCTGGTATCCATTCTTTTAACTTCAGGATTTATGATCAGCTGCATCCTTTTCCTTGATATTGAAGATCTGGTAAAAGTAGCATCGACAATGATGCTTCTCATGTTCACCATGGTAAATATATCTGTAATTCTCATGAGACAGAGTAAAATTGTCTCATACAGACCATCTTTTAAGTCACCCCTTTATCCTTATCTGCAGATTGCAGGAATTATTGCCTACATCGGACTCATTACGCAGATGGGGCGTCTGCCCCTGATTCTGTCAGCCTCATTTTTCGCTCTCTCCGTACTGTGGTACTTTATCTATGTACGCCGTGAAGATTCACAGAAATCGGCCTTTATCCATATGCTGGAGCGACTGACAAATAAAGAGATTGTAGAAGATGAAACACGGTTGGAAGTTGAATTGCTGGATATATTAAGGGAGCGGGACGAGATCAAGGAAGACCGCTTCGACACGATTATCTCAAACTCCCCTATCCTTGATATGGACAGGACTGTAAGCAGGAAAGAATTTTTCCATGAAGTAGCTCTTATTGTGGGTGAACGCTGGAATATTGAAGTAGAGAAGGTGGAGGAAAAACTGCAGCTTCGGGAAGAACAGGCATCCACACTGATCTACCCGGGTGTAGCAGTTCCCCATGCGATTCCTCATATTGTTATTGAGGGAGAGCACAGTTTTGATATCGTACTGGTAAGGAATAAGTTTGGAATAATCTGGAATGAGGCTGGAGATGTCGTCTATACAGCCTTCTGCCTTGTGGGGACAAAGGATGAACGGAATTTCCATCTCAAGGCCCTGATGTCCATTGCGCAAATTCTTCAGGACCCCGAATTTCATGCCCAGTGGACAAAAGCCAGAACTCCTGAAGAAATGCGTTCGGTTATTTTACTGACTAACAGAAGACGAACCTGA
- a CDS encoding DUF2202 domain-containing protein, whose product MNRNLLLTIGLILGSVLYAEDFGSAAAKEQMNYDLEEMLLYALEDEHMALAEYNALMKEFDLDRPYSNIARSEETHISYLEDLYHNHDLRIPEIDTDEHLVLPASEREAAEIAVQAEINNIKMYEIFLKQDLAEDVAQVFTQLKSASENHLEAFKRQLTSSTDSGQNRGRGKNRA is encoded by the coding sequence ATGAACAGAAATTTATTATTAACTATTGGTTTAATCCTTGGGTCAGTACTGTATGCAGAGGATTTTGGATCTGCTGCAGCTAAAGAACAGATGAATTACGATCTTGAAGAGATGCTGCTTTATGCCCTTGAAGATGAACATATGGCATTGGCTGAGTATAACGCCCTTATGAAAGAATTTGATCTGGACCGTCCATATTCCAATATAGCCCGCTCAGAAGAGACACATATTTCCTACCTGGAAGATCTATATCATAATCATGATTTAAGAATTCCCGAAATTGATACTGATGAGCATCTTGTACTTCCCGCTTCTGAAAGGGAAGCCGCAGAAATTGCTGTTCAGGCGGAGATCAATAATATAAAGATGTATGAGATTTTTCTGAAGCAGGATCTCGCTGAAGATGTGGCGCAGGTATTTACACAGTTGAAGAGTGCATCTGAGAATCATCTTGAGGCCTTTAAAAGACAGTTGACCAGCTCAACAGACAGCGGCCAAAACCGGGGACGTGGAAAAAATAGAGCTTGA
- a CDS encoding alpha-glucosidase, which produces MKNENCWWKETSIYQIYPRSFQDSNHDGIGDLQGIISRLDYIKDLGFETIWISPFFSSPQADFGYDISDYKSIAPEYGSMEDCDSLIAEVHKRGMKIVLDMVMNHTSDQHPWFLESASSRDNPKRDWYVWRDGRAPGKAPTNWLSQVRGNGWQYSKKTDQWYWAAFLPFQPDLNYRNPEVKETMFNIIRFWLDKGVDGFRLDIIGALFEDEEFRDNPFSPQLIPTGETSDKMFRSTKMVENLPETIEFTKELRAVMDEYDKRFLIGETFGSLKDLREFTGDKRPDGLHATFLFNSIYTPFKAGKLKNMLRKYEEYFPEPWIPSYVYANHDSMRRMTTFRNNEKKIRLQTLLQHTARGIPVSYYGEEIGMKQSTIPRSQALDPVCHEYNFLPDILFNIVERLTHGSLNRDGCRTPQQWDSSKYAGFSDSGSWLPVGKDKDTINVMSLSKDPDSLLNFYKTLLKFRNSSKVLRKGKLTILDEKGKILAFERQENGESLKIYMNIGRRKRKIKLPSPMKLVLSTHTGRLKEQLTEIELNPWEGVILS; this is translated from the coding sequence ATGAAGAATGAAAACTGCTGGTGGAAAGAAACAAGTATATATCAGATTTACCCAAGATCCTTTCAGGACAGTAACCATGATGGAATAGGTGATCTGCAGGGAATCATCTCCCGACTGGATTATATAAAAGATCTCGGATTTGAAACCATCTGGATTTCACCCTTCTTCAGCAGTCCTCAGGCAGATTTTGGCTATGATATTTCAGACTACAAATCAATTGCTCCGGAATACGGCAGCATGGAAGACTGTGACAGTCTCATAGCTGAGGTACACAAAAGGGGTATGAAAATCGTCCTGGATATGGTTATGAACCATACAAGTGATCAGCATCCCTGGTTTTTAGAATCAGCCTCCTCCAGAGACAACCCCAAGAGAGACTGGTATGTATGGAGAGACGGCAGAGCACCGGGAAAAGCCCCTACCAACTGGCTTTCACAGGTAAGAGGAAACGGCTGGCAGTACAGTAAGAAGACTGATCAGTGGTACTGGGCTGCATTTCTCCCATTTCAGCCGGATCTGAACTATAGAAATCCTGAAGTAAAAGAAACCATGTTTAATATCATCCGATTCTGGCTGGATAAAGGAGTTGACGGTTTCAGACTGGATATAATCGGAGCCCTCTTTGAAGACGAGGAGTTCAGAGACAATCCCTTCTCACCACAGCTGATTCCAACAGGGGAAACCAGCGATAAGATGTTCCGATCCACTAAAATGGTAGAGAATCTGCCAGAGACAATAGAGTTTACAAAGGAACTCAGGGCTGTTATGGATGAATATGACAAGCGTTTCCTGATAGGGGAAACCTTCGGATCTCTGAAAGATCTGAGAGAGTTCACAGGTGACAAAAGACCTGACGGACTGCATGCAACCTTCCTTTTCAACAGCATCTACACCCCATTCAAAGCCGGAAAACTCAAAAATATGCTCAGGAAATATGAAGAGTATTTTCCTGAGCCCTGGATTCCAAGTTATGTCTACGCAAATCATGACAGCATGAGGCGCATGACAACTTTCAGGAATAATGAAAAGAAAATAAGACTTCAGACACTTTTACAACATACAGCAAGGGGTATCCCTGTCAGCTACTACGGAGAAGAAATAGGGATGAAACAGTCGACCATCCCCCGAAGTCAGGCTCTGGACCCTGTTTGTCATGAATATAATTTCCTCCCTGATATCCTTTTTAATATTGTTGAAAGACTGACCCATGGAAGCCTTAACAGAGACGGCTGTCGAACACCCCAGCAATGGGATAGCTCCAAATATGCAGGATTCTCAGATAGCGGAAGCTGGCTGCCCGTTGGAAAGGACAAAGACACCATCAATGTAATGTCTCTGAGTAAAGACCCGGACTCCCTTTTGAATTTTTATAAAACTTTATTGAAATTTAGAAACAGCAGTAAGGTTCTTAGAAAGGGGAAATTAACTATTCTTGATGAAAAGGGAAAAATCCTTGCCTTTGAAAGGCAGGAGAATGGTGAAAGTCTGAAAATTTACATGAACATAGGACGTCGTAAACGGAAAATAAAACTTCCCTCCCCTATGAAGCTTGTCCTTTCCACTCATACTGGACGGCTTAAAGAACAACTTACAGAAATTGAGCTGAATCCCTGGGAAGGGGTGATTCTCAGCTAA
- a CDS encoding 4Fe-4S binding protein, with the protein MNRSVIEADLCKGCRVCVNSCPNHCLSIGSAINRLGYQYAHSTPEKCNACGICFYVCPEPGAITVYKGDAPDV; encoded by the coding sequence ATGAACCGTTCTGTAATCGAAGCAGACCTGTGCAAGGGATGCAGGGTCTGTGTTAATTCATGTCCCAATCACTGTCTCTCCATAGGATCGGCAATCAACAGACTGGGATATCAGTATGCCCACTCCACTCCCGAAAAATGCAACGCATGCGGTATCTGTTTTTATGTATGCCCCGAACCCGGTGCCATAACTGTTTACAAAGGAGATGCTCCCGATGTCTGA
- the vorB gene encoding 3-methyl-2-oxobutanoate dehydrogenase subunit VorB produces MSEKVKQLIKGNEAVIYGALMGGATHFFGYPITPASEIAHGAARYFTLSGRHFLQAESEVAVINMLYGAAGAGARVMTASSGPGMSLMAEGLSYIAGAELPCVVVDVQRAGPGLGNIWPEQSDYNITVKGGGHGNYKSIVMAPHSAQEMCDFTYQAFELADKYRITVIILADAYIGQMMEAVEIPEKLLEGERKDWALYADKESRENLVTSILMDPQLQSEHNWKLQDKYERISREFCLWDELECDDAEYLLVAYGISSRICHSAVEELRKKGIKAGLLRPKTLFPFPEERLKELAGSASKVISAELSNGQMAADVERLCGGICPTERLCWLGGIVPSVQEISEKIESWAEGESK; encoded by the coding sequence ATGTCTGAAAAAGTCAAACAGCTTATCAAAGGAAATGAAGCGGTTATCTACGGAGCTCTTATGGGGGGAGCAACTCATTTTTTCGGTTATCCCATTACCCCTGCCAGCGAGATAGCTCATGGTGCGGCCAGATATTTCACTCTGTCGGGACGCCACTTTCTTCAGGCAGAATCGGAAGTTGCTGTTATCAACATGCTCTATGGAGCAGCAGGTGCAGGAGCCCGGGTGATGACAGCCTCCTCGGGACCGGGAATGTCTCTGATGGCCGAAGGTCTCTCATATATTGCCGGGGCGGAACTGCCCTGTGTAGTTGTAGATGTGCAGCGCGCCGGTCCCGGACTGGGTAATATCTGGCCCGAACAGAGTGACTACAATATCACCGTTAAGGGCGGTGGACATGGAAACTACAAAAGCATAGTCATGGCTCCCCACTCCGCTCAGGAGATGTGCGACTTTACATATCAGGCTTTTGAACTGGCTGATAAATACAGAATTACAGTCATCATCCTTGCTGATGCCTATATAGGGCAGATGATGGAGGCTGTTGAGATCCCTGAAAAACTACTTGAAGGAGAGAGAAAAGACTGGGCGTTGTATGCAGATAAAGAGAGCCGGGAGAATCTGGTGACCTCCATCCTTATGGACCCGCAGCTGCAGAGTGAACACAACTGGAAACTACAGGATAAGTACGAACGGATATCCCGGGAGTTCTGTCTCTGGGATGAGCTTGAATGTGACGACGCCGAATACCTTCTTGTGGCCTACGGTATCAGCTCCAGAATTTGTCACAGCGCTGTTGAAGAACTGAGAAAGAAGGGGATCAAAGCGGGGCTTCTGAGACCTAAGACCCTATTTCCCTTTCCTGAAGAGAGATTGAAAGAACTGGCGGGCTCAGCTTCAAAGGTAATTTCAGCGGAACTCTCAAACGGACAGATGGCTGCTGATGTAGAACGGCTTTGCGGAGGCATATGTCCCACTGAACGGCTCTGCTGGCTGGGTGGGATCGTCCCGTCGGTACAGGAGATAAGTGAGAAGATCGAATCATGGGCAGAAGGAGAATCAAAATGA